Proteins encoded by one window of Halomonas sp. SH5A2:
- the folP gene encoding dihydropteroate synthase codes for MTSTARPTPSAPPAQLPAQLRCGRHLLDLSFPRVMGVLNVTPDSFSDGGQHVALDDALRRAEQMLAEGAAMIDVGGESTRPGASPVGEQEELDRVAPVVEALVRELDALVSVDTSCPAVMHEASTLGAGMINDVRALEKDGALAAAMGSGLPVCLMHRQGEPQDMQQAPAYAKPIEEVVVDYLAARVAECEAAGLRRHRLLVDPGFGFGKTVEHNLRLLNRMDALQTLGLPVLAGMSRKSMIGKVLGRPIDERLPGGLALAAMAVERGASIIRVHDVGPTVDAVNMAWAVCQEGCEASTTKESNA; via the coding sequence ATGACTTCTACGGCACGTCCCACCCCGTCGGCTCCACCGGCGCAGCTTCCTGCGCAATTGCGTTGTGGTCGGCATCTACTTGACCTTTCTTTTCCTCGTGTTATGGGCGTTTTGAACGTCACACCGGATTCATTTTCTGACGGTGGCCAGCACGTGGCATTGGACGATGCGTTGCGCCGCGCCGAGCAAATGCTGGCGGAAGGTGCCGCCATGATTGATGTGGGCGGTGAATCGACCCGCCCTGGCGCTTCGCCCGTCGGTGAGCAGGAGGAGCTTGACCGTGTTGCGCCGGTCGTAGAAGCACTGGTCCGCGAGCTGGATGCGCTTGTTTCGGTGGATACCAGTTGCCCCGCCGTGATGCACGAGGCGAGTACGCTAGGGGCGGGCATGATCAACGACGTGCGGGCACTTGAGAAGGATGGGGCCTTGGCGGCCGCCATGGGTAGCGGGTTGCCGGTGTGCTTGATGCACCGCCAGGGCGAGCCGCAGGATATGCAGCAGGCGCCTGCCTATGCTAAACCCATCGAAGAAGTGGTGGTCGACTATCTGGCGGCCCGGGTCGCCGAGTGCGAAGCCGCAGGTTTGCGCCGTCATCGCCTGCTCGTGGATCCAGGCTTTGGCTTTGGTAAAACGGTTGAGCACAATTTACGTTTGCTGAATCGCATGGATGCCCTTCAGACGCTGGGCCTGCCGGTACTCGCTGGCATGTCGCGCAAAAGCATGATCGGTAAAGTGTTGGGCCGGCCTATAGACGAACGGCTACCAGGCGGACTTGCGCTAGCGGCCATGGCGGTTGAGCGCGGGGCGAGTATCATTCGCGTCCATGATGTGGGGCCGACGGTCGACGCCGTCAATATGGCGTGGGCTGTGTGTCAGGAAGGCTGTGAGGCCTCTACCACCAAGGAGAGTAACGCATGA